A stretch of DNA from Thiomicrospira sp. XS5:
ATTGCCGGACAACTATCTTTTGAAGTTTTTACGCAGCAAGAAGGCACTGGAGTAAAGTATCGAACTGGAACGGTAGGAAGCTATGATGTGTATGAAAATGGAGTTTTAACACAAGCCTATAAAGATATGGATGTTCTTAATGACAATGGAATTGTCACCTTCTACACAACATATTATACAGATGGACAAATTCTGTATTTTTCAGGCATCCCCGATTGCGGGGATGGAACTGATGGCGATTTACCTGTTAGCCGCTGTGTGCCAAGTCAAAATATAGCAAAATTCACTAAAATTGACTAACCCATCAAACCCGCTTCCAGCGGGTTTTTTAATGCCCAAAAAACTTCTCAAACGCTTGAAACTCACCCCAATCATTATGCCTCTAAACTGGAGGCATGAAGACACTACGCATTTACAGAGCAGGCTCCACAGACCAAGGCACCCCTGGCGCACTTATGTGCGCGGCCACGGGGCAGCACATCTGTTACCTGATGGAACTCCCGGAGCGGGATAACCTACCTAATATCTCCCGCATCCCCGCCGGTCGGTATCTTGTCAAATACCTGGCCCGTTCCGGATCCGGTAAATACCACGACGTCTATCACATCACCGGCGTGCCGGATCGCAGCGGCATCCTTATCCATGGCGGCAACTTCGCGGGCGACACCGAGCTTAATTACCGCACCGACTCCTGGGGCTGTGTTTTAACGGCCCGCCGCATCGGTGCCATTGGCGGCCAAGTGGCAGGCCTGGCCAGCCGTGCGGCCCTGCGCAAGCTACACAAATTCACAAACAAACAAGACTTTTATCTGGAGGTCATCTAATGGACTTTAGCGCACTTTTGGCAGGCATCACATCCGCTGCGGGCGGCGGCATTATCGGTGTCATCGGCACCGGATTACAGGCCTGGACAACATACAAATCCGAACAACTCAAAATGGCGCACGAACTCAAAATGCGCGAACTCGACCAAGCCGAAATCACCCTTGAACACAGTTTGAAGATGCAAGAAGTCGAAGCCACGGTCAAAGGCCAAATTGCCGTGGCCGAGCAAAACCGAATGCAAACCGAAACCCAAGTCGCCGGTGAGCTCCAGCTAGCCAGCTATCAAACTGACACCGCAAAATACGGCGGCGGTTTTGTGGACGCTATCCGCGGCCTTATGCGCCCAGTATTAACGCTTTACTTTGCGATACTCATGGCTTTGATTGCCTATCAGCTCTTTATGCTCAACGACCAATTTATCGGCACTGCCACGGCGTCCTATCTGCTTAAAGACCTCGTTAACGCCGCCATCTTCTTGGCCACCACATCG
This window harbors:
- a CDS encoding DUF5675 family protein, whose product is MKTLRIYRAGSTDQGTPGALMCAATGQHICYLMELPERDNLPNISRIPAGRYLVKYLARSGSGKYHDVYHITGVPDRSGILIHGGNFAGDTELNYRTDSWGCVLTARRIGAIGGQVAGLASRAALRKLHKFTNKQDFYLEVI